A portion of the Rubeoparvulum massiliense genome contains these proteins:
- a CDS encoding threonine ammonia-lyase, with the protein MITIEDVMNARLQIADLCKVTPLLHSTLLSKSCGNQLLIKGEHLQKTGAFKLRGAVNKVKTLKSQGVKHVVAASSGNHGQAVAYVAKQLGMEATIVVPETVPRCKEQAIRLYEATVVHRGITSAERINWAKQYCDEVGAALVLPYDDELVMAGQGTIGLELVEQFDEIDTIYVPVGGGGLLAGITIAIKQLKPSIQLIGAEPLLANDTYLSLQEGKRVTIPPSTTLADGLRTNTPGELTFPILQHYLDDMVLISEEEMGAAFYATMLYLKHVVEPSAAIAIAGAMAHPPKGKKIVAIASGGNVDPMVIPQLLQLAQMLN; encoded by the coding sequence GTGATTACCATTGAAGATGTAATGAATGCCCGTTTACAGATTGCGGATCTGTGTAAAGTAACACCGTTGCTCCATTCTACTTTACTCTCTAAGTCTTGTGGTAATCAGTTATTGATTAAGGGGGAACATCTTCAGAAGACAGGTGCGTTCAAGCTTCGTGGAGCTGTAAACAAGGTCAAGACACTGAAAAGTCAAGGCGTGAAACATGTGGTGGCCGCTTCCTCAGGTAATCACGGTCAAGCGGTGGCCTATGTGGCAAAGCAACTCGGGATGGAGGCTACCATTGTCGTACCTGAAACCGTACCACGTTGTAAAGAACAGGCTATTCGTCTCTATGAAGCCACTGTTGTCCATCGAGGTATTACCTCAGCAGAGCGAATCAATTGGGCGAAACAATATTGTGATGAGGTGGGAGCAGCCCTTGTCCTCCCCTATGATGATGAATTAGTCATGGCTGGACAAGGTACTATCGGTCTTGAACTCGTTGAGCAGTTCGATGAGATCGATACCATCTACGTCCCCGTAGGTGGCGGTGGCTTGTTAGCAGGTATCACCATCGCCATTAAGCAATTAAAGCCATCCATTCAGTTAATCGGTGCCGAACCTCTTCTTGCCAATGATACCTATCTTTCCCTACAGGAAGGAAAACGAGTTACGATTCCACCTTCCACTACCTTAGCTGATGGATTACGTACCAATACACCTGGTGAGCTGACCTTTCCGATTCTTCAGCATTATCTCGACGATATGGTGCTCATTTCTGAAGAAGAGATGGGAGCTGCCTTCTATGCCACCATGCTCTACCTTAAGCATGTAGTGGAGCCTTCAGCTGCCATTGCCATCGCAGGGGCCATGGCCCACCCACCGAAAGGGAAGAAAATCGTCGCTATCGCTTCCGGTGGGAATGTGGACCCTATGGTCATCCCGCAGCTCCTTCAGCTTGCCCAAATGTTAAATTGA
- the trxB gene encoding thioredoxin-disulfide reductase: protein MKKVLIIGTGPAGLTAAIYLARANLEPLVVEGYNPGGQLTTTTTVENFPGFPEGIDGSELMQRMRLQAERFGAQFIQGEVTKLGLEASPYQIHLSNGDTMNAVAIIISTGASARLLGIPGEKENMGRGVSTCATCDGFFYRGKRILVVGGGDSAMEEANYLTRFASEVSIVHRREELRASKIMQERARKNPKINWLLNRTPLEVVAENERVSGLRIRDNRTGVEELVETDGIFIAIGHQPNTAFLQGQLPLDEQGYLQVERGSPRTSIPGIFACGDVQDPHYRQAITSAGSGCMAAMDCERFLEGSAYHDWSSN, encoded by the coding sequence ATGAAGAAGGTACTGATTATTGGAACAGGCCCCGCTGGATTGACTGCTGCCATCTATTTAGCCCGTGCTAATCTTGAACCCCTAGTGGTTGAAGGCTATAACCCCGGAGGTCAGCTCACAACAACCACAACGGTAGAAAACTTTCCCGGCTTCCCGGAAGGTATTGATGGATCCGAATTGATGCAACGTATGCGCCTGCAGGCAGAGCGGTTTGGGGCGCAATTTATTCAGGGAGAGGTGACTAAGCTTGGGCTAGAAGCCTCACCATACCAGATCCATTTATCCAATGGAGATACGATGAATGCAGTAGCCATTATCATCTCAACGGGTGCCTCTGCTCGTCTCCTTGGGATCCCTGGAGAAAAAGAGAATATGGGGCGAGGAGTTAGCACATGTGCAACCTGTGATGGCTTCTTTTATCGTGGAAAGAGGATTCTCGTAGTAGGCGGAGGAGATTCTGCTATGGAGGAGGCCAATTACTTAACTCGTTTTGCTAGTGAGGTAAGCATCGTCCATCGCCGTGAAGAGCTTCGTGCATCAAAAATCATGCAAGAACGTGCCAGGAAGAACCCAAAGATCAACTGGCTCCTCAACCGAACACCATTGGAGGTAGTTGCTGAGAATGAGCGAGTATCTGGGTTACGAATACGGGATAATCGTACAGGTGTGGAAGAATTGGTGGAGACCGATGGGATCTTTATCGCCATCGGTCATCAACCCAATACAGCGTTTCTTCAAGGGCAGCTTCCCTTGGATGAGCAAGGCTATCTCCAGGTAGAGAGGGGCAGTCCGCGGACGAGTATTCCAGGAATCTTCGCCTGTGGGGATGTTCAGGATCCCCATTATCGGCAGGCGATCACTTCCGCAGGGAGCGGCTGTATGGCTGCCATGGATTGTGAACGTTTTTTAGAGGGCAGCGCTTATCATGATTGGAGCTCTAACTAA
- a CDS encoding DUF1811 family protein: MNKHYSQMTEEELHDEILMLAQHIRVAKEANNEFELPILEQKMLLVKSHLVDQSMIHPGDLYAIDEEPGSTFRIHHLKGVFAWGNRNEESEMIGLILAKLGQKLESAPQE, encoded by the coding sequence ATGAACAAACACTATAGCCAAATGACAGAAGAAGAACTGCATGATGAAATCCTTATGCTTGCCCAACATATTCGCGTCGCTAAGGAAGCGAACAATGAGTTTGAACTACCTATCCTTGAGCAGAAAATGCTCTTGGTTAAATCTCATCTTGTTGATCAATCAATGATTCATCCAGGTGATCTCTATGCCATTGATGAAGAGCCCGGTTCAACCTTCCGTATCCACCATTTGAAGGGTGTCTTTGCTTGGGGCAATCGTAATGAAGAGAGTGAAATGATCGGCCTTATCCTAGCAAAGCTGGGCCAAAAGCTGGAATCTGCACCACAGGAGTAA
- a CDS encoding C40 family peptidase → MRKQQLRWYLLLLLCFALFLTACNTQNQGAANENKPNQATKVKNPQNVPHQNNATKHLTPTTNKTGSKATTHGNHFSKEKAVEQEIKVAVNHDYTDTVHAYQLDGKTYIPIKPLLEILGFHIIHQEDHKLSAGFTDELIHVESDGTTAIIEGKHLFLNEPVLRTDSEMYATVSTLQQLFGDLYHVNASDHQLHFNADNQRFGFPKEKSPSDIHVDEAVPALSSTMADQIILTAKKYVGTPYVFGAAAGQSRTFDCASFVQYVYAKHGIKLPRVSRVQAKLGTPISVNNLQKGDLLFFYWPGRFASNNIVGHVAIYIGNGYMIQATPSRGVHIANFSQSAYWKRTFLGAKRISGA, encoded by the coding sequence ATGAGAAAACAGCAATTACGTTGGTATCTTCTATTACTACTCTGCTTTGCCCTCTTCTTGACCGCTTGTAATACCCAGAACCAAGGTGCGGCTAATGAAAATAAGCCAAATCAGGCAACGAAGGTAAAGAACCCACAGAATGTACCTCATCAAAACAATGCAACAAAGCATCTAACACCCACAACAAACAAGACTGGAAGTAAAGCAACCACCCATGGCAATCACTTCTCCAAGGAAAAAGCCGTGGAGCAAGAGATTAAGGTAGCTGTGAATCATGACTACACTGATACTGTACATGCGTACCAATTAGATGGGAAGACGTATATCCCCATCAAGCCACTCTTGGAGATTCTAGGCTTCCACATCATCCATCAAGAGGATCATAAGCTTTCTGCTGGTTTTACCGATGAGTTGATTCATGTAGAAAGTGACGGAACGACTGCCATAATTGAAGGCAAACATCTTTTTCTAAATGAGCCAGTACTGCGAACGGATTCTGAGATGTATGCTACCGTTAGTACATTACAGCAGCTCTTCGGTGATCTCTACCATGTAAATGCCAGTGATCATCAGCTCCATTTTAACGCGGACAATCAACGCTTTGGCTTTCCAAAGGAGAAAAGCCCCAGTGATATCCATGTGGATGAAGCTGTTCCGGCCCTCTCAAGTACCATGGCTGATCAAATTATCCTCACCGCCAAGAAATATGTTGGAACACCCTATGTCTTTGGTGCTGCAGCAGGTCAATCCCGTACCTTCGATTGTGCCTCCTTTGTGCAATACGTTTATGCAAAGCATGGGATTAAGCTACCACGAGTCTCACGGGTTCAGGCCAAGCTTGGTACACCGATCTCCGTCAATAATTTGCAAAAGGGCGACCTCCTCTTCTTTTACTGGCCAGGGCGTTTTGCAAGTAATAATATTGTGGGACATGTGGCTATCTACATCGGGAATGGCTATATGATTCAGGCAACGCCCTCCCGTGGTGTTCATATTGCGAACTTCTCACAATCGGCTTATTGGAAGAGAACCTTCCTTGGTGCAAAGCGAATCTCTGGCGCCTAA
- a CDS encoding SCO family protein → MRNFRWRGRSSLLILLILLIMTTACSPEGSTIPQTERLNWEVLDSPFTDLTFIDHNNSPFSLHDLEGTVWITDLVFTTCNTVCPPMTANMQKLQQMLIEEDLPVKIISFSVNPTVDTPELLKEYGELFQADLSTWYWVTGYRDEEITQLAKEVFQTVVALDPNSDQVIHGTRFYLVDKSGKIVKYYDGINPPYEEMMKDIRGLVAE, encoded by the coding sequence ATGAGAAATTTTCGATGGCGAGGAAGATCAAGCTTGCTCATTCTTCTGATCCTACTAATAATGACAACCGCTTGTTCGCCGGAAGGGTCCACCATTCCCCAAACAGAACGTTTAAATTGGGAGGTGCTGGACTCTCCATTTACTGATCTTACTTTTATCGATCATAATAATTCTCCGTTCTCCTTACATGATTTAGAAGGAACGGTCTGGATCACCGATTTAGTTTTTACTACATGTAATACGGTCTGCCCACCTATGACCGCTAATATGCAAAAACTCCAACAAATGTTGATCGAAGAGGATCTACCTGTGAAAATCATCTCGTTCAGTGTTAATCCTACTGTAGATACACCAGAATTATTAAAGGAATATGGTGAGCTTTTTCAGGCGGATCTATCGACCTGGTATTGGGTGACTGGGTATCGTGATGAGGAGATTACACAGTTGGCCAAGGAGGTTTTTCAAACTGTCGTCGCGCTGGATCCCAATTCTGATCAGGTGATTCATGGAACCCGTTTTTATCTCGTCGATAAATCTGGGAAGATTGTGAAGTATTATGACGGGATCAATCCGCCTTATGAGGAGATGATGAAGGATATCCGTGGATTGGTCGCTGAATAA
- a CDS encoding TAXI family TRAP transporter solute-binding subunit — translation MKRWILSIMLLAALSMALVGCGGQSSSGGSTALTILTGSEQGTYYPLGGALASIINDEVENMSATAVTSGASVANINDVNDNKAELALVQNDVAFYAVEGTQFFDQKTEGFSAVATLYPEVVQIVVLADSGIENVDDLRGKRVAVGDQGSGAEVNARQILEAHGITYDDIRVEYMKFGTATEGIQDGNIDAGFITAGTPTAAVEQLKVSKKIRLISLDPQAIDKLTTDYPYYTPFTVEKDLYGMDEDAQTLAVQAMLIASNSMSEEDVYQITKAMFEHVDEFAKAHQRSGSYITLDSAQEGLSVPLHPGAKRFYDEVK, via the coding sequence ATGAAACGCTGGATATTATCAATCATGTTACTCGCTGCTTTATCAATGGCTTTAGTTGGTTGTGGAGGTCAATCTAGTAGTGGTGGTAGCACTGCTTTAACCATTCTTACTGGTTCTGAGCAAGGAACCTATTATCCCCTTGGCGGTGCATTGGCTAGCATTATCAATGATGAGGTAGAGAATATGAGCGCAACAGCTGTCACTTCTGGTGCTTCCGTTGCCAATATCAATGATGTCAATGATAATAAAGCAGAATTGGCATTGGTACAAAATGACGTGGCCTTCTATGCAGTGGAAGGAACTCAATTCTTCGACCAGAAAACCGAGGGTTTCTCCGCTGTAGCTACCCTCTATCCTGAAGTGGTACAGATTGTGGTTCTAGCAGATAGCGGAATTGAAAATGTTGACGACTTACGTGGCAAACGGGTTGCTGTTGGTGACCAAGGATCTGGTGCTGAGGTAAACGCCCGTCAGATTCTTGAAGCTCATGGTATCACCTATGATGATATTCGCGTGGAATATATGAAGTTCGGAACAGCAACCGAAGGAATTCAGGATGGAAATATTGATGCAGGCTTTATTACAGCAGGCACACCCACTGCCGCAGTAGAGCAATTGAAGGTGAGTAAGAAGATTCGCTTAATTAGTCTCGACCCTCAAGCCATTGATAAGCTAACAACAGACTACCCCTATTACACACCCTTCACTGTAGAAAAGGATCTCTATGGAATGGATGAAGATGCGCAAACTCTTGCTGTTCAAGCTATGCTTATTGCAAGTAATTCCATGAGTGAAGAGGATGTTTACCAAATTACAAAAGCAATGTTTGAGCATGTGGATGAATTCGCCAAAGCACATCAACGGAGTGGGAGCTATATCACCCTCGATTCTGCACAAGAAGGTTTATCAGTTCCTCTCCATCCTGGTGCGAAACGATTCTATGATGAGGTAAAATAA